A genome region from Nycticebus coucang isolate mNycCou1 chromosome 22, mNycCou1.pri, whole genome shotgun sequence includes the following:
- the LOC128574685 gene encoding translation initiation factor IF-2-like, producing MPPRAQRRAAAAAAAPLPASRPPAPAPAPRACLPPGRAAWSSPLGLAPGVPRGGRADWPLGLHSRPPYCPRTHSRPRGAAATWGVERGWHWDRTPSRPGCVGPASPSAGDSEPGRSRIPRELNSRLHPARAARGGGEDCGLREALRLREAAQPGAPFSAEPLRAGRDSRGSRRLRAGGGAPSRLSSGAAASLASLASRSFQRVQSAPLRGGPARLGFRSSPCLVQASQLRQPLWPRERVRPGQSRADWGFTPRASAPSPGRPGRGPLAFLLWVPQEMAEAYTPVAPGNQN from the exons ATGCCGCCCCGCGCCCAgcgccgcgccgccgccgccgccgccgctccgCTCC CCGCCTCCCGccccccggccccggcccccgCCCCCCGCGCCTGCCTGCCGCCCGGCCGGGCCGCCTGGAGCTCGCCATTGGGCCTCGCTCCTGGGGTCCCGCGCGGCGGCCGTGCTGATTGGCCGCTGGGACTTCATTCACGGCCCCCCTACTGTCCGCGTACACACTCACGCCCCCGGGGCGCGGCCGCCACGTGGGGAGTGGAGCGGGGGTGGCACTGGGACCGCACCCCCTCTCGTCCTGGTTGCGTGGGCCCCGCTTCTCCCAGCGCAGGAGACTCCGAGCCCGGCCGATCCCGCATTCCACGCGAGCTGAATTCCCGCCTGCATCCCGCCCGGGCGGCCAGAGGCGGCGGCGAGGATTGCGGGCTCCGGGAGGCGCTCAGGCTCCGAGAAGCGGCTCAGCCCGGCGCTCCTTTTTCCGCAGAGCCGCTGCGGGCGGGCCGGGATTCCCGCGGGTCCCGGCGGCTGCGAGCGGGAGGCGGCGCGCCTTCCCGACTCAGTTCCGGTGCGGCTGCTTCCCTCGCCAGCCTCGCCTCCCGCAGCTTCCAGCGTGTGCAGAGCGCTCCTCTGCGCGGCGGCCCGGCCCGTCTCGGCTTTCGCTCTTCTCCCTGTCTAGTCCAAGCGTCGCAACTCCGCCAACCTCTGTGGCCGCGAGAGCGCGTCCGGCCTGGGCAAAGTCGGGCCGACTGGGGCTTCACGCCTCGTGCGAGCGCCCCTTCTCCCGGGCGCCCTGGCCGAG GTCCATTGGCCTTCTTGCTCTGGGTACCTCAAGAAATGGCTGAAGCATATACACCAGTGGCTCCAGGAAACCAAAATTAA
- the POU3F1 gene encoding POU domain, class 3, transcription factor 1, giving the protein MATTAQYLPRGPGGGAGGTGPLMHPDAAAAAAAAAAAERLHAGAAYREVQKLMHHEWLGAGAGHPVGLAHPQWLPTGGGGGSDWAGGPHLEHGKAGGGSTGRADDGGGGGFHARLVHQGAAHAGAAWAQGGTAHHLGPAMSPSPGAGGGHQPQPLGLYAQAAYPGGGGGGLAGMLAAGGGGAGPGLHHALHEDGHEAQLEPSPPPHLGAHGHGHAHAGGLHAAPAHLHPGAGGGGSSVGEHSDEDAPSSDDLEQFAKQFKQRRIKLGFTQADVGLALGTLYGNVFSQTTICRFEALQLSFKNMCKLKPLLNKWLEETDSSSGSPTNLDKIAAQGRKRKKRTSIEVGVKGALESHFLKCPKPSAHEITGLADSLQLEKEVVRVWFCNRRQKEKRMTPAAGAGHPPMDDVYAPGELGPGGGGASPPSAPPPPPPAALHHHHHHTLPGSVQ; this is encoded by the coding sequence ATGGCCACCACCGCACAGTACCTGCCGCGGGGCCCCGGTGGTGGAGCCGGGGGCACCGGGCCGCTCATGCACCCGGACGccgcggcggcggcagcggcggcggcggccgccgAGCGGCTGCACGCAGGGGCCGCGTACCGCGAAGTGCAGAAGCTGATGCACCACGAGTGGCTGGGCGCGGGCGCGGGCCACCCCGTGGGCCTAGCGCACCCCCAGTGGCTACCCACGGGAGGAGGTGGCGGCAGTGACTGGGCCGGCGGCCCGCACCTGGAACACGGCAAGGCGGGCGGCGGCAGCACCGGCCGAGCCGACGACGGCGGAGGAGGAGGTTTCCACGCTCGCCTAGTGCACCAGGGGGCGGCCCACGCGGGCGCAGCATGGGCGCAGGGTGGCACAGCGCACCACTTAGGCCCAGCCATGTCTCCGTCGCCGGGGGCCGGCGGGGGCCACCAGCCCCAGCCGCTCGGGCTGTACGCGCAGGCGGCCTACCcggggggcggcggcggcggcctgGCCGGGATGCTGGCGGCGGGTGGCGGTGGCGCGGGGCCGGGCCTGCACCACGCGCTGCACGAGGACGGCCACGAGGCTCAGCTGGAGCCGTCGCCGCCGCCGCATCTGGGCGCCCACGGACACGGACACGCACACGCGGGCGGCCTGCACGCGGCACCGGCGCACCTGCACCCgggcgcgggcggcggcggcTCGTCGGTGGGCGAGCACTCGGACGAGGATGCGCCCAGCTCAGACGACCTGGAGCAGTTCGCCAAGCAGTTCAAGCAGCGGCGCATCAAGCTGGGCTTTACGCAGGCCGACGTGGGGCTGGCGCTGGGCACGCTCTACGGTAATGTGTTCTCGCAGACCACCATCTGCCGCTTCGAGGCCCTGCAGCTGAGCTTCAAGAACATGTGCAAGCTCAAGCCGCTGCTCAACAAGTGGCTGGAGGAGACCGACTCGTCCAGCGGCAGCCCCACCAACCTGGACAAGATCGCGGCGCAGGGCCGCAAGCGCAAGAAGCGCACGTCCATCGAGGTGGGAGTGAAAGGCGCGCTGGAGAGCCACTTTCTCAAGTGCCCCAAGCCCTCGGCGCACGAGATCACGGGCCTAGCCGACAGCCTGCAGCTGGAGAAGGAGGTGGTGCGCGTCTGGTTCTGCAACCGGCGGCAGAAGGAGAAGCGCATGACCCCTGCTGCTGGCGCGGGCCACCCACCCATGGACGACGTTTACGCGCCTGGGGAGCTAGGGCCCGGTGGGGGCGGCGCGTCGCCGCCCTCGGCGCCCCCGCCGCCCCCGCCAGCCGCTCtgcaccatcaccatcaccacacACTGCCCGGCTCGGTGCAGTGA